The following coding sequences are from one Nicotiana tomentosiformis chromosome 3, ASM39032v3, whole genome shotgun sequence window:
- the LOC104095800 gene encoding NAC domain-containing protein 87-like, protein MSTVPAARRRIMGKRFHPTEGEMINFLKRFLKGETLPSEYRFQHADIYGDRPPWEIFGVDSNSEEKVGYFFTQLKKQKSEHTRVHRTCANGTWKAQTGIVPIKNGKGIVVGFRRNFKFQCSSKEREHNKIWLMKEYYVGDDFFGENNIPKEDIVVCRIKKNIREKKVKDDAVSMDEQELAQIIEAMLHGPDEYNCILQPAAVCQGNETHNEFIENTMLHAEYAPNHYLSGPNYQNSQLLINSDEGNQVTIWGNQNNMMAMLTEDATTNLTTLEQEAYDQLLTAEIEQGHGADHHTNNDSEFWEAMKGILEDVNFFVPEDWQNDP, encoded by the coding sequence ATGTCGACAGTACCAGCGGCACGCCGGCGTATTATGGGTAAACGTTTTCACCCAACTGAAGGAGAGATGATCAACTTTCTGAAAAGATTTCTAAAGGGCGAGACTTTGCCGAGTGAATACCGTTTCCAACATGCGGATATATATGGAGACCGACCACCATGGGAGATATTTGGAGTTGATTCTAATTCTGAAGAGAAAGTTGGCTATTTTTTTACACAGTTGAAGAAGCAGAAGAGCGAGCATACAAGGGTTCATCGAACTTGCGCCAACGGGACATGGAAAGCACAAACTGGTATTGTTCCTATCAAGAATGGTAAGGGAATTGTGGTTGGGTTTAGaagaaatttcaagtttcaaTGTAGTAGTAAAGAACGAGAGCATAATAAAATCTGGCTGATGAAGGAGTATTACGTCGGAGATGATTTCTTCGGAGAAAACAATATTCCTAAGGAGGATATTGTTGTGTGCCGAATCAAGAAGAATATAAGAGAGAAAAAAGTGAAGGATGATGCAGTTTCTATGGATGAGCAAGAGCTCGCTCAAATAATTGAAGCTATGTTGCATGGACCTGATGAATATAACTGCATATTGCAACCGGCGGCAGTTTGTCAAGGGAACGAGACTCACAATGAGTTCATTGAAAATACAATGTTGCATGCAGAATATGCGCCGAATCATTATTTGAGTGGACCGAATTACCAGAATAGCCAATTGTTGATTAATAGTGATGAAGGAAATCAAGTTACCATATGGGGGAACCAAAATAATATGATGGCCATGCTTACAGAGGATGCAACTACAAATTTGACTACCTTGGAACAAGAAGCATATGATCAACTTTTGACTGCTGAGATTGAGCAAGGCCACGGAGCTGATCATCATACTAATAACGATAGCGAATTCTGGGAAGCGATGAAAGGAATATTAGAAGACGTTAATTTTTTTGTTCCTGAGGATTGGCAGAATGATCCGTGA